A window of Pseudomonadota bacterium contains these coding sequences:
- a CDS encoding (2Fe-2S)-binding protein, whose amino-acid sequence MPDMVNVTLNGAATALPAAAGDTLLEALRAAGLRSVKHGCETGDCGACAVLVDGVARTTCVMLAEQARDRAITTLESLGCADGLHPLQEAFVETGAIQCGYCTPAMVMAACELLAQKPQPTEADVCDALSGTLCRCTGYVKPVAAVLQAAEKMRAQEVSK is encoded by the coding sequence ATGCCCGACATGGTGAACGTCACCCTGAACGGCGCCGCCACGGCGCTGCCCGCGGCCGCGGGCGACACCCTGCTCGAGGCGCTCCGCGCCGCAGGCCTGCGCAGCGTGAAGCACGGCTGCGAGACCGGCGACTGCGGCGCCTGCGCGGTGCTGGTCGACGGCGTGGCACGAACCACCTGCGTGATGCTGGCCGAACAGGCCCGCGATCGCGCCATCACCACCCTCGAGTCGCTGGGATGCGCCGACGGCCTGCACCCGCTGCAAGAAGCGTTCGTCGAGACCGGCGCGATTCAGTGCGGGTACTGCACCCCCGCCATGGTCATGGCGGCCTGCGAGCTGCTCGCGCAGAAACCGCAGCCCACCGAGGCCGACGTGTGTGACGCCCTGTCGGGCACGCTGTGCCGATGCACGGGATACGTCAAGCCGGTGGCC